Proteins encoded together in one Polaribacter reichenbachii window:
- a CDS encoding NAD(P)H-dependent oxidoreductase, whose translation MNLIENLNWRYATKKMNGQTVSEEKLETILDAIQLSPSSSGLQPFNVFVISDKELLAKIQPIAMGQSQITKCSHLLVFAAWENYTLEKLEKVFNYTLSERGLPLNTMDDYKNNLWGMYSQLPEDWHAHHAAKQAYIALGIGLTAAAEQKVDATPMEGFDPNALDELLNLKEKGLKSSALLALGYRDSENDWLANMKKVRKPKNELFIKL comes from the coding sequence ATGAACTTAATAGAAAATTTAAATTGGCGATATGCCACTAAAAAAATGAACGGTCAAACCGTTTCAGAAGAAAAATTGGAAACCATTCTTGATGCTATTCAATTATCACCGTCATCTTCTGGTTTACAGCCCTTTAATGTGTTTGTAATTTCTGACAAGGAATTATTAGCCAAAATACAACCTATTGCAATGGGGCAAAGTCAAATAACGAAATGTTCTCATTTGTTAGTCTTTGCTGCTTGGGAAAACTATACATTGGAAAAATTGGAAAAAGTATTTAATTATACACTTTCTGAAAGAGGTCTTCCACTTAACACGATGGATGACTATAAAAATAATCTTTGGGGAATGTACAGTCAATTACCAGAAGATTGGCACGCACATCACGCAGCAAAACAAGCATACATTGCTTTAGGAATAGGTCTAACCGCAGCAGCCGAGCAAAAAGTAGATGCTACACCTATGGAAGGTTTTGACCCTAATGCCTTAGATGAATTATTAAACCTTAAAGAAAAAGGACTTAAAAGTTCTGCTCTCCTAGCATTAGGTTATAGAGATTCTGAAAATGACTGGTTGGCTAATATGAAAAAAGTTAGAAAACCTAAAAACGAGCTTTTCATTAAACTTTAA
- a CDS encoding DUF4345 domain-containing protein, with protein MEKKIFIKVLLIISGSIGIWIGYSLLFSPVTFEASAGINLGKDINLLSEIRAPNGLLLVSGIIIILGAFFSKLTIYSIQLSCLIYLSYGLSRIISIIFDGFPSKPLQIALFVELLVGLVSLFVLLQFYKKEIKQA; from the coding sequence ATGGAAAAAAAAATATTTATAAAAGTACTTTTAATAATCTCTGGAAGTATTGGGATTTGGATTGGATATTCTCTCTTATTTTCTCCAGTTACTTTTGAAGCGTCTGCAGGTATCAATCTCGGAAAGGACATTAATTTACTAAGCGAAATAAGGGCTCCAAATGGACTATTGCTAGTTAGTGGAATAATAATTATTTTAGGAGCCTTTTTTTCTAAATTGACAATTTATTCTATTCAATTATCTTGCTTAATCTATCTATCGTATGGATTGTCTCGTATAATTAGTATTATATTTGATGGCTTTCCAAGCAAACCACTTCAAATAGCCTTGTTTGTCGAACTTTTAGTTGGATTAGTATCTCTGTTTGTTCTTTTGCAATTTTACAAGAAAGAGATTAAACAGGCATAA
- the map gene encoding type I methionyl aminopeptidase encodes MSITKESELIGMKKISEVVGTTLKLMREYAKIGMSTKELDEYGGQILKSYGAKSAPYKTYGFPGYSCISVNKEAAHGIPSNKKILKEGDLINIDVSAELNGFWSDNGGSFVLGKDIHNHQPLVDASKNILRKAINNIKGGVKISEIGYLIETEAKKSGFKVIKNLAGHGVGRSLHEEPENILNYRVKSNRERFRKNTTVAIETFISTNSTVAVELNDGWTLVGNKGGYVTQHEQTILVTDKYPVILTESNEIWN; translated from the coding sequence ATGTCAATAACAAAAGAATCTGAATTAATCGGAATGAAAAAAATTAGTGAAGTTGTTGGAACTACATTAAAATTAATGAGGGAATATGCTAAAATTGGAATGTCGACTAAAGAACTAGATGAATATGGTGGTCAAATTTTAAAGAGTTATGGTGCTAAATCTGCACCGTATAAAACTTATGGTTTTCCTGGCTATTCTTGTATAAGTGTAAATAAAGAAGCTGCACACGGAATACCATCAAATAAAAAAATATTAAAAGAAGGAGATTTAATTAATATTGATGTTTCTGCTGAACTTAACGGATTTTGGTCTGACAATGGTGGCTCTTTTGTTCTTGGAAAAGACATTCATAACCACCAACCGCTTGTTGATGCTTCTAAAAATATATTACGTAAAGCTATAAACAATATAAAAGGTGGAGTCAAAATTTCTGAAATAGGATATTTAATAGAAACTGAAGCAAAAAAGTCAGGATTTAAAGTTATTAAAAACTTGGCTGGTCACGGAGTCGGTAGAAGTTTACACGAAGAGCCTGAAAATATTTTAAACTACAGAGTGAAAAGTAACAGGGAAAGATTCAGAAAAAACACGACAGTAGCAATAGAAACTTTTATTTCAACAAATTCAACTGTTGCTGTAGAATTGAATGACGGTTGGACTTTAGTGGGAAATAAAGGTGGATATGTAACTCAACACGAACAAACAATACTAGTAACTGATAAATATCCTGTCATTTTAACAGAATCGAATGAAATTTGGAATTAA
- a CDS encoding DoxX family protein: MKNNKVVNIGLWIAQGLLAIMFIMAGLMKATQPVEALTEALPWVANTPLALVKFIGISELLGGLGLLIPSIFRWKPNLTILAALGLALVMVLASGFHAYRGEFSAIGMNVILLGLALFIAWGRSKKAPILARN; this comes from the coding sequence ATGAAAAATAACAAAGTAGTCAATATCGGTTTATGGATTGCGCAAGGATTACTAGCAATTATGTTTATTATGGCTGGATTAATGAAAGCGACACAACCTGTTGAAGCACTTACAGAAGCTCTTCCATGGGTAGCAAATACTCCGCTTGCATTAGTTAAATTTATAGGAATTAGTGAACTTTTGGGTGGTTTAGGATTATTAATCCCTTCTATTTTTAGATGGAAACCTAATTTAACGATATTGGCAGCTCTTGGATTAGCCTTGGTTATGGTATTAGCTAGTGGATTTCATGCGTATAGAGGAGAGTTTTCTGCAATAGGAATGAATGTGATTTTACTAGGACTTGCACTTTTTATTGCTTGGGGACGAAGTAAAAAAGCACCTATACTTGCCAGGAATTAA
- the fabF gene encoding beta-ketoacyl-ACP synthase II translates to MKRVVITGLGAITPIGKNVKQYWENLLKGISGANKITRFDASKFKTQFACEIKDYDALDYFDRKEGRKLDRFSQYGLISAEEAIKDANLDFSKLDTNRIGVIFSSGIGGFETFEKEIIDYTNGNFNPRFNPFFIPKIISNGLAGIISINNGLRGVNYCPVTACASSTQSIIQSFNYIRLGKADIIIAGGSEAPITESSIGGFNAMKAMSTNNENFSSASKPFDTNRDGFVVGEGAGALIIESLDSALKRNANIYAEIIGGGESSDAYHITGTHPEGLGAYLAMENGIKEAKITPNEIDYINAHATSTGLGDLSEIKAIERLFKSSIEKVQISASKSMTGHLLGGTGAIEAISTCLSVKTDLIPPTVNTTEIDKNIPKELNLSLGETSSKKVNYALSNSFGFGGHCSAMIIKKYVG, encoded by the coding sequence ATGAAAAGAGTAGTAATAACAGGACTAGGAGCAATTACACCTATTGGAAAAAATGTAAAACAGTATTGGGAAAATCTATTGAAAGGAATTTCTGGTGCAAATAAAATAACACGTTTTGATGCAAGCAAATTCAAAACACAATTCGCTTGTGAAATAAAAGACTATGACGCTTTAGATTATTTTGACCGTAAGGAAGGTAGAAAACTTGATAGGTTTAGTCAATATGGATTAATCTCAGCAGAAGAAGCCATCAAAGATGCTAATCTCGATTTTTCGAAATTGGACACTAATAGAATTGGTGTGATTTTTTCGAGTGGCATTGGTGGCTTTGAAACCTTTGAAAAGGAAATAATTGATTATACAAATGGGAATTTCAACCCTCGTTTTAATCCGTTTTTTATACCTAAAATAATATCCAATGGTTTGGCTGGTATAATATCAATAAACAATGGGTTAAGAGGTGTCAATTATTGCCCTGTTACCGCTTGTGCTTCATCAACACAAAGCATTATTCAATCCTTTAATTATATCAGGTTAGGAAAAGCAGATATTATTATCGCGGGTGGTTCAGAAGCACCTATTACAGAATCTTCGATTGGAGGATTTAATGCTATGAAAGCAATGTCCACCAACAATGAAAATTTTAGTTCCGCTTCAAAACCATTCGACACAAACAGAGATGGCTTTGTTGTTGGAGAAGGTGCAGGAGCTTTGATTATTGAAAGTCTTGATTCGGCATTGAAAAGAAATGCTAATATTTATGCGGAAATTATTGGTGGAGGAGAAAGTTCAGATGCTTATCATATAACCGGAACACATCCCGAAGGATTAGGAGCATATTTAGCAATGGAAAACGGAATAAAAGAAGCCAAAATAACACCAAATGAAATTGATTATATAAACGCACACGCAACATCAACTGGTTTAGGGGATTTATCTGAGATTAAAGCAATCGAAAGACTGTTTAAATCAAGTATTGAAAAAGTACAAATTAGTGCGTCTAAATCTATGACCGGACATTTACTAGGCGGAACAGGTGCTATAGAAGCAATATCAACTTGTTTATCCGTGAAGACAGATTTAATTCCACCAACTGTTAACACAACCGAAATTGATAAAAACATACCGAAGGAATTAAACCTGTCATTAGGAGAAACGTCTTCGAAAAAAGTTAATTATGCGTTAAGCAACAGTTTTGGTTTTGGTGGTCATTGTTCGGCAATGATAATCAAAAAATACGTTGGCTAA
- a CDS encoding sulfite exporter TauE/SafE family protein, with amino-acid sequence MDIFILYYLIAGAFAGILAGLFGIGGGMIIVPALIYIFKAQGLPDAVLTHIGIGTSLTTIIVTSISSLRAHNSRGAVNWSLWKRMAPGLIIGSLLGAAVASVIHGNSLQAIIGVGAFLVGIKMLFIKNKALEENDFSKLPSPTGQTALGGFIGIVSSIFGIGGGTLTVPLLSSYGLKIQNAVGTSAACGLPIASAGAIGFLIFGQFLDDSVKETLPNGVLGFVHTYAFFCVSLASFFTARIGAKLAHKLSAATLKKAFAVLLLIVGVKLVLNSNIL; translated from the coding sequence ATGGATATATTTATTCTTTACTATCTAATTGCTGGTGCTTTTGCAGGCATACTTGCAGGCCTGTTTGGTATTGGCGGAGGTATGATAATTGTACCAGCATTAATTTATATTTTTAAAGCACAAGGTTTGCCAGATGCTGTACTTACACATATAGGTATTGGAACATCTTTAACGACCATTATAGTTACATCGATAAGTTCACTTCGAGCACATAATAGTCGTGGTGCAGTAAACTGGAGCCTATGGAAACGTATGGCTCCAGGATTGATAATCGGTTCATTACTTGGAGCAGCTGTTGCATCTGTTATTCACGGTAATTCTTTACAAGCAATAATTGGCGTAGGCGCTTTTTTAGTAGGGATAAAAATGTTATTTATAAAAAATAAAGCCTTAGAAGAAAATGACTTTAGTAAACTACCATCACCTACTGGACAAACCGCTTTAGGTGGTTTTATAGGAATTGTTTCTTCAATTTTTGGGATTGGCGGAGGTACATTAACTGTGCCTTTATTAAGTAGTTATGGATTAAAAATTCAAAATGCAGTAGGTACATCAGCTGCCTGTGGTTTGCCTATTGCTAGCGCTGGTGCTATTGGATTTCTAATCTTTGGACAATTTCTAGATGACAGTGTAAAAGAAACATTACCAAATGGTGTATTAGGCTTTGTACACACTTATGCTTTCTTTTGTGTAAGCTTAGCTAGCTTCTTCACAGCTCGTATAGGAGCAAAACTTGCACATAAATTAAGCGCAGCAACATTAAAAAAAGCATTTGCTGTATTGTTATTAATTGTAGGAGTTAAATTGGTATTGAATTCTAATATTTTATAA
- a CDS encoding Crp/Fnr family transcriptional regulator: MKDSLIHFISQFDKFTQEEINAIVENTQLENFKKGTTILREGQICTKCFFVIEGCLRQYQIVNGEEKTTAFFCEGEAAVLYSSYLEKKPSKYYLSTIENSILTTGTRTAEKELHKKYPKLENLINTLMPNDYVKSQEHIELLSHYSPEERYQTILKKRPELLNRIPLHLIASYIGVTPESLSRIRKRILTKGKSE; this comes from the coding sequence ATGAAAGACTCTTTAATTCATTTTATTTCACAGTTCGACAAATTCACCCAAGAGGAAATCAATGCTATTGTGGAAAACACTCAATTGGAGAATTTCAAAAAAGGAACTACAATTTTAAGAGAAGGTCAAATCTGTACTAAATGCTTTTTTGTTATAGAAGGATGTCTTCGACAATATCAGATAGTTAATGGAGAAGAAAAGACGACAGCATTTTTTTGTGAAGGAGAAGCTGCTGTTCTATATTCCAGTTATTTAGAAAAAAAACCATCAAAGTATTATTTGTCAACCATTGAAAACTCTATTTTAACTACAGGAACTAGAACAGCAGAAAAGGAATTACATAAAAAATATCCAAAACTTGAAAATTTGATAAACACTTTAATGCCTAACGATTATGTCAAATCTCAAGAACATATCGAATTACTTAGCCATTATAGTCCTGAAGAAAGATACCAGACAATTTTAAAAAAACGTCCTGAACTTCTTAATAGAATTCCTTTGCATTTAATTGCAAGTTATATTGGGGTTACTCCTGAATCCCTTAGCAGAATCAGAAAAAGGATTTTGACAAAGGGAAAATCTGAATAA
- a CDS encoding zinc metalloprotease, with product MPINEIITIPIVVHVINYTPDPFLISDEKIFSQIDVLNQDFRKLNPDHINTPDEFKHLVADVGIQFRLATVDPNGNPTTGIIRTESTVLASDGQEENGAIEDRKLYFTNKGGQDAWPNDKYLNIWIADYSDRFGNLALPGYANPPGSDIRIDGVVMDPRVFGTLEPLAINHEYGRTATHEIGHWLNLRHIFAGERNCDSSDLVDDTPTQFESYLGQRPTYPKVSCGSNDMFMNFMDYVADDAMYMFTKGQKERMRALFNEGGLRRELYLNIR from the coding sequence GTGCCTATAAATGAGATAATTACGATTCCAATCGTAGTTCATGTAATTAATTATACTCCAGATCCATTTCTTATTAGCGATGAAAAAATATTTTCTCAAATAGACGTTTTGAATCAAGACTTTAGAAAATTAAATCCAGATCACATAAATACACCTGATGAATTCAAGCATCTAGTCGCTGATGTAGGTATTCAGTTTCGGCTAGCAACAGTCGACCCCAATGGAAACCCAACAACTGGAATTATTAGAACAGAAAGCACAGTATTAGCTAGTGACGGACAAGAAGAAAATGGAGCAATTGAAGATCGTAAGCTCTATTTTACGAACAAAGGTGGGCAAGATGCTTGGCCCAATGATAAATATTTAAACATCTGGATTGCTGATTATTCAGATCGTTTTGGGAATTTAGCATTACCTGGTTATGCTAATCCACCTGGATCTGATATCAGAATAGATGGAGTAGTCATGGATCCAAGAGTATTTGGAACTTTAGAACCATTAGCCATTAATCATGAGTATGGAAGAACGGCCACACATGAAATTGGACACTGGTTAAATCTGAGGCACATTTTTGCTGGTGAACGAAACTGCGATTCATCTGATCTTGTAGATGATACACCAACTCAATTTGAATCTTACCTCGGGCAACGACCAACATATCCAAAAGTATCATGCGGTAGCAATGATATGTTTATGAATTTTATGGACTATGTAGCAGACGATGCCATGTATATGTTTACTAAAGGGCAAAAAGAAAGAATGAGAGCGCTCTTTAATGAAGGAGGTCTTAGACGTGAATTATACTTAAATATAAGATAA
- a CDS encoding TetR/AcrR family transcriptional regulator, with amino-acid sequence MVRSEKTRQLIIEKTASIFNKKGYTGTYLSDLTNATGLTKGSIYGNFKDKNEVALEAFKFNYKFQTRQIIDKIEKEDNSVNKLITFLNHYKTSFKPIFKNGGCAILNTAVDTDDGNELLKKEVVKTIHNWHKKIVSILIEGVNKNELKEIDIDLFSYRMIAIIEGSILLAKTLNKPEILLNNIEHLETEIIQLKQK; translated from the coding sequence ATGGTAAGGTCGGAAAAAACTAGACAATTAATAATTGAAAAAACTGCTTCTATATTCAATAAAAAGGGATATACAGGAACGTATTTATCCGATTTGACTAATGCTACTGGATTGACAAAGGGTAGTATTTATGGCAATTTCAAAGATAAAAACGAAGTCGCTTTAGAAGCTTTTAAATTCAATTATAAATTTCAGACTCGTCAAATAATTGACAAAATAGAGAAAGAAGATAATTCAGTAAATAAATTAATTACATTTCTAAATCATTATAAAACATCATTTAAACCAATTTTTAAGAATGGAGGTTGTGCAATATTAAATACTGCTGTTGATACTGATGATGGAAATGAATTATTAAAAAAAGAAGTTGTAAAAACAATTCATAATTGGCACAAAAAAATTGTATCAATCTTAATTGAAGGAGTTAATAAAAACGAACTAAAAGAAATAGATATCGACCTATTTTCGTATCGAATGATTGCTATAATTGAGGGTAGCATTTTATTAGCAAAAACATTGAATAAACCAGAGATATTATTAAATAACATAGAACATCTAGAAACAGAAATTATACAATTAAAACAGAAGTAA
- a CDS encoding winged helix-turn-helix transcriptional regulator — MSKDKERSNCPISCSLDLWGDKWSLIIIRDLMFAKQCTYGDFLKSEEKISTNILASRLKTLEQNKIIEKLEHPNSKSKVLYKLTKKGIDLLPVLIEINLWGEKYFSDIPDKTKKLLKEVKKDKTAFLKRKIKKLADS; from the coding sequence ATGTCAAAAGATAAAGAAAGGTCGAATTGTCCCATAAGTTGCTCTCTTGATTTATGGGGAGATAAGTGGTCATTAATAATCATTCGAGATTTAATGTTTGCCAAACAATGTACTTATGGCGATTTTTTAAAATCAGAAGAAAAAATATCAACCAACATTTTAGCCTCAAGATTAAAAACTTTAGAACAGAATAAGATAATTGAGAAACTCGAACATCCAAATAGCAAATCAAAAGTGTTATATAAACTCACTAAAAAAGGAATTGATTTGCTTCCTGTACTTATTGAAATTAATTTATGGGGAGAAAAATATTTTTCTGACATTCCGGATAAAACAAAAAAACTATTAAAAGAGGTTAAAAAAGATAAAACAGCTTTTCTTAAAAGAAAAATAAAGAAATTAGCAGATAGTTAA
- a CDS encoding alpha/beta fold hydrolase, translating into MKNSNAIKTEYANIDNFKIAYRKRGNGIPIILANRFRGTLDTWDPLFLDLLAENNTVITFDYSGVGYSEGELPMDIKKIASQIIELADYLKIDKFFVLGWSYGGWVAQYVTFMNLSRVLKTVIIGSNPIGKNEVPLEPLFLKHALKPINDLEDEIIIFYEPKSVKSRKAAKESRSRIHSNIDISKIPSSEEEFKRYFAVAPSVVEDKENFREKYTTLQTPILVISSDHDISYATENWFPLLKNAPTIQHIILPDSGHAMHFQYPKLSTEYINIFLKN; encoded by the coding sequence ATGAAAAATTCAAATGCAATTAAGACAGAATATGCAAATATTGATAATTTTAAAATTGCCTATCGAAAAAGAGGTAATGGCATTCCAATTATATTAGCTAATAGATTTAGAGGAACTTTAGATACTTGGGACCCGCTTTTTTTAGATTTATTAGCGGAAAACAATACTGTAATTACTTTTGATTATTCGGGTGTAGGCTATTCTGAGGGTGAATTGCCAATGGATATTAAAAAGATTGCAAGTCAAATAATTGAACTTGCTGACTATTTAAAGATTGATAAGTTTTTTGTATTAGGTTGGTCATATGGTGGTTGGGTCGCACAATATGTAACATTTATGAATTTGTCAAGAGTTTTAAAAACTGTTATTATAGGCAGTAATCCAATTGGAAAAAATGAAGTACCTCTTGAGCCTTTGTTTCTGAAACACGCCTTAAAACCAATAAATGACTTAGAAGATGAAATTATTATTTTTTATGAACCTAAATCAGTGAAGAGTAGAAAAGCAGCTAAAGAATCTAGAAGTAGAATTCATTCTAATATAGATATTTCAAAAATTCCATCTAGTGAAGAAGAATTTAAACGCTATTTTGCTGTTGCTCCATCTGTGGTAGAGGATAAAGAAAATTTTAGAGAAAAGTATACAACTTTACAGACACCAATTTTAGTTATTTCATCTGACCACGATATATCATACGCTACGGAAAATTGGTTTCCACTTTTAAAAAACGCTCCTACAATTCAACACATTATTTTACCCGATTCAGGTCACGCAATGCATTTTCAATATCCTAAATTATCGACTGAGTATATTAATATTTTCCTAAAGAATTAA
- a CDS encoding SDR family oxidoreductase, which yields MSGLSIKKIAILGASGMVAQETIKAFENAGFQLKLFSRSVKAANYPNHDTVKGNVFNDKDLALAIKDCDAIHITLSQLDELVAVQKIVQAAQKQQIKLISYVSGATVCKENCSKLSFIYAKYKSEQLIKESGIAYMIFRPTWFMESLALMIQDGKANVMGKQPLKIRWIASKDFGEHLASAYQKSECLNKEFSTYGPEGLTINEALEQYIKVKHPTIKKVANAPFWMLKTIAFVSGNKKLKEIIPMFEYFEKTKEAGSPVNTERLLGKSKITLKEWLAA from the coding sequence ATGTCAGGACTATCGATAAAAAAAATAGCCATTTTAGGTGCAAGCGGAATGGTAGCTCAAGAAACGATAAAGGCATTTGAGAATGCAGGTTTTCAACTTAAACTCTTTTCTCGAAGCGTAAAGGCAGCTAACTACCCGAATCACGACACGGTAAAAGGAAACGTATTTAATGATAAGGACTTGGCATTGGCAATTAAAGATTGTGATGCCATACACATAACCTTATCGCAATTAGACGAGTTAGTTGCTGTACAGAAAATTGTACAAGCAGCCCAAAAACAACAGATAAAACTTATTAGTTATGTGAGTGGAGCTACTGTATGTAAAGAAAACTGCTCAAAGTTGTCATTTATATATGCCAAATACAAATCAGAACAATTGATTAAAGAAAGTGGCATTGCTTATATGATTTTTAGACCTACTTGGTTTATGGAGTCTTTGGCATTAATGATACAAGACGGCAAAGCCAATGTTATGGGTAAGCAACCACTTAAAATAAGATGGATTGCTTCGAAAGACTTTGGTGAGCATTTAGCCAGTGCCTATCAAAAATCAGAATGCTTAAATAAAGAATTCAGCACTTATGGTCCTGAAGGTTTGACAATAAATGAAGCATTGGAGCAATATATTAAAGTAAAGCACCCTACTATTAAAAAGGTTGCCAATGCACCATTTTGGATGCTAAAAACAATCGCCTTTGTATCTGGTAATAAAAAATTAAAAGAGATTATTCCTATGTTTGAGTATTTTGAAAAAACAAAAGAAGCAGGAAGTCCAGTGAATACAGAACGCTTACTCGGAAAATCAAAAATTACTTTGAAGGAATGGTTAGCAGCTTAA
- a CDS encoding amidohydrolase, with protein sequence MYVADGKIIEIGTNNQVEKSISTKATIIDLNGATVLPGFIDPHTHFSISMFLSKMHDLSGFKFSTNKAVWNEFKSIVEETNKGEWIICKGLDPILVNDLIPPSIEYLDRIAPDNPVLFFSQSLHNYWANSKAFEMVGIHKATPNPSNHSYYGKDKNGELNGTIVEQLAIKPFFDILKSEVLTPKVLSNAAVKTMSNYAKNGNTTIVSAGITIQDKKPLMLFKHLSNENPSLFGSLLEKLGFLPKRQQNPRHFMYMRHDMAHLMPINNKEKNDFYDIIGIKHWYDGSPYIGSMYLNKDYLNTAFTTQKLHIPKNHKGEALIEKNKLKNFIKEYHNKDWQIAIHTQGDAATNEVIDVFEELDKVIDFTKSRHRLEHCLLLQKSNIGRMKKLNITPSFHINHLYYYGDALKNSLLGEERAENILPLGSVKESEIKYSIHADQPMFISNPFRLIQTAVERKTSSGDVLGNNERVAVLEAIKSLTTYAAWQINMEDKIGSLEKGKYADFIILNKNPLTIQIDKLSTIKCLKTYINGNLTN encoded by the coding sequence ATGTATGTTGCTGATGGAAAAATAATAGAAATAGGAACAAATAATCAGGTAGAAAAAAGCATTTCTACTAAAGCAACCATCATAGACCTAAATGGTGCTACTGTACTACCTGGATTTATTGATCCACATACTCATTTTTCTATTAGTATGTTTTTATCAAAAATGCATGATTTATCTGGATTTAAATTTAGCACAAACAAAGCTGTTTGGAATGAATTTAAAAGCATTGTAGAAGAAACAAATAAAGGAGAATGGATTATTTGCAAAGGCCTTGACCCAATATTAGTAAATGACTTAATTCCTCCTTCTATCGAATATTTAGATAGAATTGCTCCAGATAACCCAGTGCTTTTCTTTAGTCAAAGTTTACATAATTATTGGGCAAATTCTAAAGCTTTTGAAATGGTAGGTATACATAAAGCTACCCCTAATCCTTCTAACCACAGTTATTATGGTAAAGATAAAAATGGTGAACTCAATGGTACTATTGTAGAACAACTAGCTATAAAACCTTTTTTTGATATTTTAAAATCTGAGGTTTTAACACCAAAAGTATTAAGTAATGCAGCTGTAAAAACAATGTCTAATTATGCTAAAAATGGCAATACAACAATAGTATCTGCAGGAATTACGATTCAAGATAAAAAACCGTTAATGCTTTTTAAACATCTATCTAATGAAAACCCCAGCTTATTCGGTAGTTTATTAGAAAAACTTGGCTTTTTACCCAAAAGACAACAAAATCCAAGGCATTTTATGTATATGCGTCATGATATGGCACATTTAATGCCTATCAACAATAAAGAAAAAAATGATTTTTATGATATTATTGGTATCAAACATTGGTACGATGGCTCTCCGTATATTGGCTCAATGTATTTAAATAAAGACTATTTAAATACAGCATTTACAACTCAGAAATTACATATTCCCAAAAATCATAAAGGAGAAGCTTTAATCGAAAAAAATAAATTAAAAAACTTTATAAAAGAATATCATAATAAAGATTGGCAAATAGCAATTCACACACAAGGTGATGCTGCAACGAATGAAGTTATAGATGTTTTTGAAGAACTTGACAAAGTTATTGATTTCACAAAATCAAGACATCGACTGGAACACTGTTTACTTTTACAAAAGAGCAATATAGGTAGAATGAAAAAGCTGAATATTACCCCGAGTTTTCATATCAATCATTTATATTACTATGGTGATGCTTTAAAAAACAGTTTATTAGGAGAAGAACGAGCAGAAAATATATTACCATTAGGCTCTGTAAAAGAAAGTGAAATTAAATACTCTATTCATGCAGATCAACCTATGTTTATAAGCAATCCGTTTAGATTAATACAAACAGCTGTTGAACGCAAAACATCTTCAGGAGATGTTTTAGGTAACAATGAACGTGTAGCAGTTTTAGAAGCCATTAAATCATTAACAACATATGCCGCCTGGCAGATAAATATGGAAGACAAAATTGGCTCTCTAGAAAAAGGAAAATATGCCGATTTTATTATTTTAAACAAAAATCCTTTAACAATTCAAATTGATAAGTTGAGTACTATTAAATGCTTAAAAACATATATAAATGGTAATTTGACAAATTAA
- a CDS encoding Crp/Fnr family transcriptional regulator → MKIITVKKGKILQRKGDLNTKVYIVESGLLRSYIIDDKGKEHIYMFGAENWLVTDNCDIDTPCQLFIDALEDSSIKVATKEELKNSNPDIEPLLRRLNTMQNRIIMLMSSNATIRYLHFIETYPDIVQRIPQKMIASYLGITPEALSRVRNELAHRK, encoded by the coding sequence TTGAAAATAATTACAGTAAAAAAAGGAAAAATACTTCAACGAAAAGGAGATTTAAATACGAAAGTATATATAGTTGAAAGTGGCTTGCTGCGCAGTTATATCATAGACGACAAGGGGAAAGAGCATATTTATATGTTTGGTGCTGAAAATTGGTTAGTGACAGATAATTGTGATATAGATACGCCTTGTCAATTATTTATTGATGCACTTGAAGACAGTAGTATAAAAGTAGCTACTAAGGAAGAATTAAAAAACTCCAATCCTGATATTGAACCACTGTTAAGACGATTGAATACAATGCAGAATAGAATTATTATGTTAATGAGTTCAAATGCAACTATTCGTTACCTTCATTTTATTGAAACATATCCAGATATTGTTCAACGAATTCCTCAAAAGATGATTGCTTCCTATTTAGGAATTACTCCGGAAGCTTTGAGCAGAGTTAGAAATGAATTAGCGCACAGAAAATAA